The Cytophagales bacterium genome contains a region encoding:
- a CDS encoding T9SS type A sorting domain-containing protein, with amino-acid sequence MKKTVILSLLAGLIFYIINVENVSAQYNFQNPDMTAIAKPGSMEGRVKFKDGSNIDPSIIFAAHKDAFGLSTDDQMVLYRIDTDQLEYSHYRYFQTYKNIKVEGYEYVVHAKDGFAVKANGKIFNGLAISVNPTISESAAFANVINYVSTTFGAASYMWEDSLEEQLLKQITDDPNATYFPTPELVIAPLNGDYDTPANFKLAYKYDIYAQQIVYRSNVYIDAATGNIINDITRILDADVIGTAVTKYSGTQDITTDFTGSGSCLYRLRETGRGNGIETYDMNQGTNYASAVDFCDADNFWDNVNAQQDEVATDAHWGAEMTYDYYFNTFGRDSYDNLGAKILSYVHYGVNYVNAFWDGFKMTYGDGDGSFATPLTSLDVCGHEITHAVNTNTANLIYQKEPGGLSESFSDIFGNTIEKFGKGTINWRLGEEIIVSGLGIRNMANPNEFNDPDTYLGTHWVNVIGCTPTGGGGGNDYCGVHTNSGVQNFWYYLLSEGGSGTNDNGDSYSVTGIGIDKAAAIAFRNLTVYLNTLSDYAEARQFSIESAIDLFGECSNEVNQTIEAWNAVGVYGAEYVQLYDYINYTVAGTETWTTDFVIANTLTIPGGSVLNIQAGVRIQFGPNGKVDVKLSGVLNLDGILTGLDAPCLTMWAGVEVEARLLKGVVHNGFLNMSNSAAIEHSQFGAFGNGKITANSSNFFNNKISVDLKPVFGTNTSSFTGCIFEVTPPLRDGTIGPVTFVKMNFIALGSVKPLFQNNIFRNNDPSILISQKPIAIDAANSRFTALNNTFDDLVRGIWSINTISALDFKLTIRDNTFNDVQSSIRIVGGSFDEIVNNTFTGIALDPNVFRSTNFYGIFLIGTSGFVIEENTFNTVTYGIFCINSGVVGGEIHLTNSFTNCWRDIDARGDNSNLDIKCNIFTGNHASAMNVFFFGGVADIKDQGSCSPSPSKDPAGNEFNSGNWHISSKVPFVYSHHNNCTQYPDVEPLSNKITSNVTKINCGVCKSSQSCCTTGPFCYIPDQIPLQAVKALERAFLQRIKIESNPDDKQLLENKLIIFYIKTNQRDKVIDYLENNSTLAHEKILISSYIQSGEFSKAAQAINSIPLNNIENQKFVQYHNVLLNLGINNKTIYQINGQQELDVRDVSNGTTCISANAQALLKIVFDEDAVLFVPDPDSLLNNARIATTTNELTNELTKENGSAKLINIIPNPFNDETIIKYYVPGTAHSAEIIVYDIVGSQVRSITLNKSKSDVIINASYLDNGIYFIRMIVDNEIVANKKIAVLK; translated from the coding sequence ATGAAAAAGACAGTAATACTTTCGTTATTAGCTGGTTTAATCTTCTACATTATAAATGTAGAAAACGTATCAGCACAGTACAATTTTCAAAATCCCGACATGACAGCGATTGCAAAGCCGGGAAGTATGGAAGGCCGGGTTAAATTTAAGGATGGTAGCAATATAGATCCCTCAATAATATTTGCAGCACATAAGGATGCTTTTGGGTTGAGCACTGATGATCAAATGGTACTTTACAGAATTGATACTGATCAACTTGAATATAGTCATTATCGTTATTTTCAAACTTATAAAAATATAAAAGTAGAAGGATATGAATATGTCGTTCATGCAAAAGACGGATTCGCTGTTAAGGCCAATGGTAAAATTTTCAATGGATTAGCAATTAGCGTAAATCCTACAATAAGTGAATCCGCTGCATTTGCTAACGTTATTAATTATGTTAGCACTACATTTGGCGCTGCTTCGTATATGTGGGAAGATTCATTGGAGGAACAGTTGCTAAAGCAAATAACAGATGATCCAAACGCTACATATTTTCCTACTCCTGAATTAGTAATTGCCCCTCTTAATGGTGACTATGATACACCAGCAAACTTTAAGCTTGCTTATAAATATGATATTTATGCACAACAAATTGTTTATCGGTCAAACGTATATATTGATGCGGCAACAGGTAATATTATTAATGATATTACACGCATTTTAGATGCAGATGTTATTGGTACTGCTGTTACGAAGTATAGCGGGACGCAGGATATTACTACAGATTTTACTGGGAGCGGCTCATGTCTATATCGTCTAAGAGAAACGGGGAGAGGAAATGGCATAGAAACGTATGATATGAACCAGGGTACCAATTACGCCAGTGCAGTTGATTTTTGTGATGCCGATAATTTTTGGGACAATGTTAATGCCCAGCAAGATGAAGTTGCCACCGATGCACATTGGGGTGCTGAAATGACCTATGACTATTACTTCAATACATTTGGCCGGGATAGCTACGATAATTTAGGTGCTAAAATATTAAGTTATGTTCATTATGGTGTAAATTATGTTAATGCTTTTTGGGATGGGTTTAAAATGACCTACGGGGATGGAGATGGATCATTTGCAACTCCATTAACCTCACTTGATGTATGTGGACATGAAATTACACATGCTGTAAACACAAACACAGCTAATCTAATTTATCAAAAAGAGCCAGGGGGACTAAGTGAGTCCTTTAGTGATATTTTCGGAAACACTATTGAAAAATTTGGAAAAGGAACAATTAACTGGCGCCTAGGAGAAGAAATTATTGTAAGTGGACTCGGCATCCGAAATATGGCTAATCCTAATGAATTTAATGATCCTGATACATATTTAGGAACTCATTGGGTCAATGTAATAGGATGCACCCCTACTGGGGGTGGTGGGGGCAATGATTATTGTGGTGTACATACCAACAGTGGAGTCCAAAATTTTTGGTATTATTTACTTTCTGAGGGTGGTTCAGGAACAAATGATAACGGAGATAGTTATTCAGTTACAGGGATAGGTATTGACAAGGCAGCGGCTATTGCTTTTAGAAATTTAACAGTATATTTAAACACCTTATCAGATTATGCAGAAGCCCGTCAATTTTCCATAGAGTCGGCTATTGACTTATTTGGAGAATGTTCTAATGAAGTGAATCAGACGATTGAAGCATGGAATGCTGTGGGGGTATATGGCGCTGAATATGTTCAGCTATACGATTATATCAACTATACAGTTGCCGGGACTGAAACGTGGACAACGGATTTCGTCATTGCTAATACTTTAACTATACCTGGTGGTAGTGTATTAAATATTCAGGCCGGTGTCAGAATTCAATTTGGGCCTAATGGAAAGGTAGATGTAAAATTGAGTGGAGTACTTAATTTGGATGGTATTCTTACAGGTCTTGATGCTCCTTGTTTAACCATGTGGGCAGGCGTAGAAGTTGAGGCTAGACTTCTTAAAGGCGTTGTGCATAATGGATTTTTAAATATGAGTAACTCTGCTGCGATAGAGCATTCCCAATTTGGTGCCTTTGGAAATGGGAAGATCACAGCTAATAGCAGTAATTTTTTTAATAATAAAATTAGTGTTGACTTAAAACCTGTATTTGGAACAAATACAAGCTCTTTCACAGGTTGTATTTTTGAAGTTACACCACCTTTGAGAGACGGAACTATCGGCCCGGTGACATTTGTAAAAATGAATTTTATAGCTTTGGGATCGGTAAAACCTTTGTTTCAAAATAATATTTTCCGTAATAATGATCCTTCTATTCTTATTAGTCAGAAACCGATTGCCATTGATGCAGCAAATTCAAGATTTACAGCTCTTAACAATACTTTTGATGATCTGGTACGTGGAATATGGTCAATTAATACAATTTCTGCATTGGATTTTAAGCTTACAATAAGAGACAACACTTTTAATGATGTTCAAAGCTCAATTCGCATTGTTGGAGGTAGTTTTGATGAGATTGTAAATAATACATTTACAGGTATAGCACTTGATCCAAATGTATTCCGCAGCACAAATTTTTATGGTATATTCTTAATTGGAACATCCGGTTTTGTTATTGAAGAAAATACTTTTAACACAGTAACTTATGGAATATTTTGTATCAACTCTGGAGTTGTCGGTGGCGAAATACATTTAACAAATTCATTCACTAATTGCTGGCGCGATATTGATGCAAGAGGAGATAATTCTAATCTGGATATTAAATGTAATATATTTACAGGTAATCATGCTTCTGCTATGAATGTATTTTTTTTCGGAGGTGTTGCAGATATTAAAGATCAGGGTTCATGTTCCCCGTCTCCAAGCAAAGATCCTGCTGGAAATGAATTTAATAGTGGTAATTGGCACATTTCTAGCAAGGTTCCATTTGTTTATAGCCATCATAATAATTGTACTCAATACCCTGATGTTGAACCACTTTCTAATAAGATCACCAGTAATGTAACAAAAATTAATTGCGGAGTTTGTAAAAGTTCTCAATCTTGTTGTACAACTGGTCCTTTTTGTTATATTCCCGATCAAATACCATTACAGGCTGTTAAAGCTCTTGAAAGAGCATTTTTGCAGAGAATAAAAATAGAATCCAATCCAGATGATAAACAGCTATTAGAGAATAAGCTTATAATCTTTTATATAAAAACTAATCAAAGAGATAAGGTAATTGATTATTTGGAGAATAATTCAACATTAGCTCATGAAAAAATTCTTATTTCTTCTTATATTCAATCAGGAGAATTTTCTAAGGCAGCACAGGCAATTAATTCAATACCTCTGAATAATATTGAAAACCAAAAATTTGTGCAATATCACAATGTACTTTTAAACTTAGGGATTAATAATAAAACTATTTATCAAATTAACGGACAGCAGGAACTGGATGTACGGGATGTATCAAATGGTACTACTTGTATTTCAGCAAATGCACAAGCTTTATTGAAAATAGTTTTTGATGAAGATGCTGTGCTTTTTGTTCCCGATCCGGATTCACTTCTTAATAATGCCAGAATTGCTACCACTACTAATGAGTTGACGAATGAGCTAACAAAAGAAAATGGATCAGCAAAACTGATCAATATTATCCCAAATCCTTTTAATGATGAAACAATAATTAAATATTATGTGCCGGGTACAGCGCATAGCGCTGAAATTATTGTTTATGATATAGTTGGGTCGCAGGTAAGATCTATAACGCTCAATAAAAGTAAAAGTGATGTAATAATTAATGCTTCATATCTTGATAATGGCATTTACTTCATCAGGATGATAGTAGATAATGAGATAGTTGCTAATAAGAAAATAGCAGTCCTTAAATAA
- a CDS encoding GHKL domain-containing protein, whose protein sequence is MRYLDKYIIKGIFAIVIIILSHTTLLGVFLILRSIYFHSQWTIDITSDINFASYKIICLLIFVLISGLYFLLNHMLTTFFIHIYRNHQFFAAFIFILTTVLYGLFLSQFIEGFDWLVIVLNSGYFALLVGFNIPRSLTRINYSTYLYLFLSAIVCAITGSYSLYNFNEKKNVIDKRRFVTQLLYENDVLGEYLLEEAAKQIKKDIFIQNRLLSPFSSKDIIEQKIKRVYLNNYFDKYDTKIYILNAQGDLFSSSPILPAAESVPASKQAPLDNKYLLELSREAGSHPEFISDYEIQEDSTCYYQKLLDRYKKKEYSTQYPDLYFIKDISEHGKQPKHTGYHLTGSLQNRYIKFIEIEKACPESFVHHRRSPESSRLSRDKLHGVAPKPNVETCLIGKIVIDLKLKKIIPNSVIPELLLDKRFVQLHFSKQYSFAVFAGNNLIYSFGDYNYEKDIIESLFNFNDIYGQGIKLKGFHHLLVGDEHTRSMQFGHFHVKNPGDPGTVVLSDGAGGHVDPDSAGVRPLQQIDKHIIITSSTYSFQNIFSNFSFLFLLLAFFILLFVIIYAGIERYRKKDTRTNYSTKIQIFLNVAFFLPLIIVSITTLSLINSSYKKDIRKRYLKNAERASINITASLEKYKKGKLDKGSLTNQLLLVAKYSESDINLFGTDGRLIISSQPLIFEEGLLSKLINPEALTAIIEQNNKQILLSESVGNLKYNAVYAGIKSFNTGDMLGIISIPFFDSKSELDNQLIEVLTMIMNIFTSVFILFLLFSYFASQKLIYPLTLITQKIKRTTLAENEPLEWTSDDEIGFLVSEYNQMLVKLEESKKALAQSEKQSAWREMAKQVAHEIKNPLTPMKLTLQHLQYAIREKRSDVKEVTEKTVKTLITQIETLNDITNSFSLFANMPVPKNEKIAIDKVLKRTIDLFNNSTPTSNIKHQTSNIQYPVYVMADEQVMSRIFTNLLLNAIESVPNTRKSEIVVRLFTTNQHVVVEIKDNGIGIPDEIKDKIFIPSFSTKSKGSGIGLAVAKRGMELAGGKIWFETKTGKGTSFFIELAVLD, encoded by the coding sequence GATTTTTGCAATAGTCATAATAATTCTAAGTCATACAACCCTCTTAGGAGTATTTCTGATTTTAAGATCAATATATTTTCATTCTCAATGGACAATTGACATCACTTCAGATATTAATTTTGCATCATACAAAATTATTTGTCTTCTCATTTTTGTCTTGATCTCCGGGCTATATTTCTTGTTAAATCACATGCTTACCACCTTTTTTATTCACATCTACCGCAATCATCAGTTTTTTGCTGCCTTTATTTTTATACTGACAACTGTTTTATATGGACTGTTTTTATCACAATTTATAGAGGGCTTTGACTGGTTGGTGATCGTTTTAAATAGTGGTTATTTTGCTCTATTAGTTGGCTTCAATATTCCCCGATCCTTAACCAGAATAAATTATTCAACTTACCTGTACTTGTTTCTATCAGCAATTGTTTGTGCTATTACCGGTTCCTATTCATTGTATAATTTCAATGAGAAAAAAAATGTAATTGATAAGCGAAGGTTTGTTACGCAGCTATTATATGAGAATGACGTTTTGGGTGAATATCTGCTGGAAGAAGCAGCAAAGCAGATAAAAAAAGACATTTTTATCCAAAACAGGCTTCTTAGCCCTTTTTCTTCTAAAGATATAATTGAGCAAAAAATAAAACGTGTCTATTTGAATAATTATTTTGATAAGTATGATACTAAAATATATATCCTAAATGCACAGGGTGATTTATTTTCATCCTCACCAATTTTGCCAGCAGCAGAATCAGTGCCTGCATCAAAACAAGCCCCTTTAGATAATAAATATCTTTTGGAGCTAAGCAGAGAGGCAGGTTCTCACCCTGAATTTATCTCGGACTATGAAATACAAGAGGATTCAACTTGTTATTACCAAAAACTGCTTGATCGCTATAAGAAAAAAGAATACAGCACTCAATACCCTGATCTGTATTTTATCAAAGATATATCAGAACATGGGAAACAACCCAAGCACACAGGCTACCATCTTACCGGTTCATTACAAAACCGCTATATAAAATTTATTGAAATTGAAAAAGCCTGTCCCGAATCCTTCGTTCATCACCGAAGGAGTCCGGAGTCCTCCCGACTTAGTCGTGATAAACTCCATGGGGTAGCTCCCAAACCAAATGTAGAAACTTGTCTTATTGGTAAGATAGTTATTGATCTGAAATTAAAAAAGATCATCCCTAACAGCGTTATCCCGGAATTGCTGCTCGATAAACGATTCGTACAATTACATTTCAGTAAACAATACAGTTTCGCTGTTTTTGCAGGAAATAATTTGATTTACAGTTTCGGAGATTATAATTATGAGAAAGATATTATTGAATCATTATTCAACTTTAATGACATATACGGTCAGGGTATTAAACTCAAAGGTTTTCATCATTTGCTGGTAGGTGACGAGCATACCCGCTCAATGCAATTTGGTCATTTTCATGTAAAAAACCCGGGGGACCCCGGTACAGTCGTTCTTTCTGACGGGGCAGGCGGACATGTTGATCCCGATTCTGCAGGGGTCCGTCCCCTTCAGCAAATAGATAAACATATTATCATCACTTCATCCACATACTCCTTTCAAAATATCTTTTCAAACTTTTCATTCTTATTTTTATTATTGGCTTTTTTTATTCTATTATTTGTCATTATATATGCTGGTATTGAGCGGTATAGGAAGAAAGATACAAGGACAAATTACAGTACTAAAATTCAGATATTTTTAAATGTCGCATTCTTCCTGCCCCTGATCATTGTCAGTATTACCACACTGAGCTTAATAAATTCTTCATACAAAAAGGATATTCGAAAGCGATACCTGAAAAATGCAGAAAGAGCAAGTATCAACATTACAGCTTCACTTGAAAAGTATAAAAAGGGTAAGCTTGATAAGGGATCGCTGACAAACCAACTCTTACTGGTTGCCAAATATTCAGAATCAGATATCAATCTATTTGGTACAGATGGCAGACTTATCATTTCCAGCCAACCGTTAATATTTGAAGAAGGCTTGCTGTCAAAGCTCATTAATCCTGAAGCGCTTACTGCAATTATTGAACAAAACAACAAACAAATTCTGCTATCTGAATCGGTTGGAAATCTAAAATATAACGCAGTTTATGCAGGGATAAAATCGTTTAATACAGGCGATATGCTGGGTATTATCAGTATCCCGTTTTTTGATTCTAAATCCGAACTTGATAACCAGCTTATTGAGGTACTAACAATGATCATGAATATCTTTACAAGCGTTTTTATCTTATTTTTATTGTTTTCATACTTTGCGTCACAGAAATTGATATACCCGTTAACATTGATCACACAAAAGATAAAAAGAACAACACTCGCTGAGAATGAACCGCTGGAATGGACATCAGATGATGAGATCGGATTTTTGGTAAGCGAATATAATCAAATGCTGGTAAAATTAGAAGAAAGCAAAAAAGCGCTGGCGCAGAGCGAAAAACAAAGCGCCTGGCGTGAAATGGCAAAACAAGTAGCACACGAAATTAAAAACCCCTTGACCCCCATGAAGCTGACACTCCAGCATTTGCAATATGCCATCCGGGAGAAAAGATCTGATGTAAAGGAAGTAACTGAGAAAACAGTTAAAACCCTAATAACTCAAATTGAAACGTTAAATGATATTACCAATTCTTTTTCATTGTTTGCCAATATGCCGGTACCTAAAAATGAGAAAATAGCAATTGACAAAGTATTAAAAAGAACTATTGACTTATTTAACAATTCCACACCAACATCCAATATCAAACATCAAACATCAAACATCCAATATCCAGTCTACGTAATGGCAGATGAACAGGTAATGAGCAGGATATTTACAAATCTTTTGCTAAATGCAATTGAATCTGTTCCCAACACCCGCAAATCTGAAATAGTTGTTCGCTTGTTTACCACCAATCAGCATGTTGTTGTTGAAATAAAAGATAACGGCATTGGCATTCCGGATGAAATAAAAGACAAAATATTTATTCCTTCTTTCAGCACAAAATCCAAAGGTTCAGGCATTGGTTTGGCAGTAGCAAAGAGGGGAATGGAACTGGCAGGCGGCAAGATCTGGTTTGAGACTAAAACCGGTAAAGGGACTTCGTTTTTTATTGAGTTGGCGGTGCTGGATTAG